One Rhododendron vialii isolate Sample 1 chromosome 2a, ASM3025357v1 genomic region harbors:
- the LOC131312894 gene encoding F-box/kelch-repeat protein At3g23880-like, with protein sequence MSDFLPEDVVVDILSRLPAKSLIRFRCVSKVWSSLITSPIFISSHLNQSLSSNHSISDCSNLPPLIVRQCIRTTPIRTEHYKLFRDTEDAFHECQEIEFPLKSRRLHFYYLLGYVKGLFCLYEQDSHFLWNPSIRKSLTLPNPRTKVRSRYDCTLGFGFDIRTYDYKIVRIVFSGNKPHQEAEMPLVEVYSLNAGVWKINSAASNSYPLGSSISQYRHFAASFEGAVHFAAKKSSGDPFILLFDLGDEVFQTVLLPKGMVSRGSNISTSVFGGWLSLLCYDGNKQKSCSIWIMKDYGIVDSWYNLFKVDLNEEFTRVISLRHNGHILFDAKTPIEWELSSYDPSSQQVKNLGIQGVLGHFHVDTFEENLVLLDKKNDAVSRRGVSRKRKDSET encoded by the coding sequence ATGTCGGACTTTCTGCCAGAAGACGTTGTCGTGGATATCCTTTCTAGACTTCCAGCCAAATCCTTAATCCGATTCAGATGTGTCTCCAAAGTTTGGAGCTCTCTGATCACAAGCCCTATCTTCATCAGTTCCCACCTCAATCAATCGCTGAGTTCCAATCACAGCATTAGCGACTGCAGTAATCTCCCACCCTTGATAGTTAGGCAATGCATTCGTACTACACCTATCAGAACAGAGCACTACAAACTATTTCGTGATACTGAAGACGCATTTCATGAGTGTCAAGAAATTGAATTCCCCCTGAAAAGCCGCCGTCTCCACTTTTATTACTTGCTTGGTTATGTGAAAGGTTTGTTTTGCCTTTACGAACAGGATAGTCATTTCCTTTGGAACCCATCAATTAGAAAGTCCTTGACCCTTCCAAATCCTCGCACTAAGGTCAGGAGCCGATATGATTGTACTCTGGGGTTTGGATTTGATATCCGAACCTATGATTATAAGATTGTGAGAATAGTTTTTAGTGGAAATAAACCGCATCAAGAGGCTGAGATGCCTCTTGTTGAGGTCTACTCCCTTAATGCGGGTGTGTGGAAGATAAATAGTGCAGCGAGTAACTCTTATCCGCTTGGGTCTTCTATAAGTCAGTATCGGCACTTTGCTGCTTCTTTTGAAGGTGCTGTTCATTTTGCGGCAAAGAAGAGTTCTGGTGAtccatttattttgttgtttgatcTGGGAGATGAGGTCTTTCAAACCGTATTGTTACCAAAAGGTATGGTAAGCAGGGGATCTAACATCAGTACTTCAGTATTCGGGGGATGGCTATCTCTGTTATGTTATGATGGCAATAAGCAAAAATCTTGTTCCATTTGGATAATGAAAGACTATGGCATAGTTGATTCTTGGTATAACCTGTTCAAAGTCGATCTAAACGAAGAATTTACCCGGGTAATAAGCCTGAGGCACAATGGTCATATTTTGTTTGACGCAAAAACACCAATTGAGTGGGAGCTTTCTTCATATGACCCCAGTAGCCAACAAGTTAAGAATTTGGGAATTCAAGGTGTTTTAGGTCATTTTCATGTTGATACTTTTGAGGAGAACCTTGTCTTActcgacaaaaaaaatgatgcagTTTCAAGAAGGGGAGTGAGCAGGAAGAGGAAAGACAG